The genomic DNA CGGTGCCCGGCGCCGCGCGGCTCGACGTCGACCCGCCGGCGCCCGACCAGCAGCGGCACCACGGGGCGCGGGAGCACCCGCTCGGCCGGGACCTCGGCGTCCGGCGCCGTCTGCACGGCCGCGGCCTCCTCCGGGGCCTGCTCCTCGGCCCGCAGCTCGGCCTCGACCGCGTCGGCGGTCTCCAGCAGGCGGGGGAGCGACGGGCTGATCACCCAGGTGTCCTTGCTGCCGCCGCCCTGGCTGCTGTTGACGACCAGCTCGCCCTCGGGGAGGGCGACGCGGGTGAGGCCGCCGGGCAGGACGTAGATGCCGTCGCCGCTGTTCACCGCGAAGGGGCGCAGGTCGACGTGGCGAGGCCGCAGGCTGTCGTCGATCAGCGTCGGCACGGTCGAGAGCTGCACGACCGGCTGCGCGATCCAGCCGCGCGGGTCGGCGACCACCCGGGCGCGCAGCGCGTCGAGCTCCTCGCGCGTCGCCCGCGGGCCGATGACGATGCCCTTGCCGCCGGAACCGTCGACGGGCTTGACCACCAGCTCGTCGAGGCGGTCGAGGACCTCCTCGCGGGCCTCGTCCTCCTCCAGGCGCCAGGTGTCGACGTTGCGGACGACCGGCTCCTCGTGGAGGTAGTAGCGGATGAGGTCGGGCACGTAGGTGTAGATCAGCTTGTCGTCGGCCACGCCGTTGCCGATGGCGTTGGCCAGCGCGACGCCGCCGGTGCGCACGGCGTTGGTGAGCCCGGGCACGCCGAGCATCGAGTCGCTGCGGAAGAAGACCGGGTCGAGGAAGTCGTCGTCGAGGCGGCGGTAGATCACGTCGACCCGGCGCAGGCCGGCCGTGGTGCGCATGTAGACCTTGCCGCGGCGGCACTCGAGGTCGCGGCCCTCGACGAGCTCCACGCCCATCGTGCGGGCGAGCAGGGTGTGCTCGAAGTAGGCGGAGTTGTAGACGCCGGGGGTGAGCACGACGACGTTGGGGTCGTCGGTCGACGGCGAGGCCTTGCGCAGCGCCTGGAGCAGCCGGGCCGGGTAGTCCCCGACGCCGCGGATCCGCTGGTGGGCGAAGGCGTCGGGCAGCGCCGTGACCATGGCCGTGCGGTTCGTCATCACGTACGAGACGCCGCTCGGCACCCGGAAGTTGTCCTCCAGCACGCGCACGTCGCCCTCGGGCGTCCGGATGAGGTCGACGCCGGAGACGTGGATGCGGACGCCGTTCGGCGGGCGCACGCCCCACACCACGCGGTGGTAGTGCGAGGAGGAGGTGATGAGCTGGCTGGGGATGACGCCGTCGGAGATGACCTTGGCGTCGGAGTAGACGTCGTCGAGGAAGAGCTCCATCGCCCGGACCCGCTGGGCGACGCCGGCCTCGATCGTGTCCCACTCGGCCGCGGCGATGACGCGCGGCACCAGGTCGAGCGGGAAGGGCCGCTCGACGCCGCCGACGTCGAAGGTGACGCCGGCCTGCGTGTAGTTGCTGGCCAGCGACTCCGCGATCGCCTTGAGCTCCGCGGGCGTCGACTGCGCGAGCGAGGCGTGGACGGCGCGATAGCTCGGCCGCACGTTGCCGTCCGGGTCGACCATCTCGTCGAACGCCGCGCCCGGGCGGTACTCGGACAGGACGTCGCGCATGGCGCTGACCCTACTCAGCGTGCCCGGCCTCACACGCAGGGTGCTCCGGGTGCCTCCAGGGTGTGAGTTCGCTGCTCGGGCGGGCTCAGGCGTTGCCGGCGATCCCGGCGACGACGGCGAGGAGCACGAGCAGGACGACGAAGACCATGAGCCCGATGAAGAGGCCCCAGCCCGGCCGCTTCTGCGGCTCGGTGCCCATCCGGCCACCCATGCCGAACGTGAACATCGGGCCGGTGTAGTAGACCTCCGCGGTGCGTCCGGGCTCGACCGGGACCGTCATCGAGGCCCGCCCGTACGTCCACAGGTAGGTCTGCGCGACGTCGACGCGCCGTACGCCGGCCGGTGCCGGGAAGGAGTTGCGGCCCCAGGAGGCGGTCGCGGTGTAGCCGTCGATGGTCACCAGCGGCGTGATCATGCCCATCGCGCCGAAGGGCTTCTGCAGGTGGAGCACGAGCTCGCCGGTGGGACCGCCGCCGTACGCCGGCGCCTGCGGGCGGGACGCGAAGCCCTCGGCGTCGTAGCCCTGCTGGCCCTGGTCGTGCTGGCCCTGGGGCTGGTAGCCCTGCGGGGCCTGCGGGGGGACGGGGTAGCCCTGGGGCGCCTGCGGGGGGACGGGGTAGCCCTGCGGTCCGTAGCCCTGCGGCGGCTGAGGAGACGACATGGCCGACATCCTGGCAGCCGGAGGGTCCCCGCGAGGCCGGAACGCGAGTTCTCCACAGGCCTTCGACAACTAGATTGAGCGGGTGCCAGACCAGCCGAACGTCCCGCCGACCGAGGCCGAGGTCTCCGAGCAGCGCCGCGTCCGGCAGGACAAGCGGGCCCGGCTGCTGGCGGAGGGCCGGCAGGCGTACCCCGTCTCCGTGCCCCGTACGCACGCGCTCCGCGAGGTGCGCAGCCGCTGGGCGAGCCTGGGGACCGGGGAGGAGACGCAGGACGTCGTCTCCGTCGCGGGCCGCGTGGTCTTCCTGCGCAACACCGGCAAGCTCTGCTTCGCCACGCTGCAGGAGGGCCTGTCGACTCACGACACCGGCACCCGCCTGCAGGTGATGCTCTCCCTGGCCGAGGTCGGCCAGGAGGCGCTCGACTCCTGGAAGGCCGACGTCGACCTCGGCGACTTCGTCAGCGTCACCGGCCGGGTGGTCTCCTCGCGCCGCGGCGAGCTGAGCGTGATGGCGGGCGACTGGGTGCTGGCGTCCAAGGCGCTGCGCCCGCTGCCGAACCTGTACGCCGACGCCGGGCTCTCCGAGGAGACCCGCGTGCGCCAGCGCTACGCCGACCTGACGGTCCGCGAGGAGGCGCGCCAGATGGTGCTCGACCGCGCCCGGGTGACGCGGAGCATCCGGGACACGCTGCACCGCCACGACTTCGTCGAGGTCGAGTCGCCGGTCCTGCAGCTGGTGCACGGCGGGGCGCACGCGCGGCCCTTCCCGACCCACCTCAACGCCTTCGACATCGACATGACGCTCCGCATCGCCCTGGAGCTCTTCCTCAAGCGCGCGGTCGTCGGCGGCGTCGACCGCGTCTACGAGATGGGGCGGATCTTCCGCAACGAGGGCGTCGACTCCACGCACAGCCCCGAGTTCACGATGCTCGAGTTCTACGAGGCGTGGGGCGACCAGCGGAGCGTCGCCGAACTGACGCGGCAGATCGTCCTCGACGTCGCCGACGTCCTCGGCTCGCGGCAGGTCGAGACGCCCGCCGGGACGATCGACCTGGACGGCGAGTGGCGCTGGCTCGGCGTCTACCCCGGCCTGTCGGAGGTCCTCGGCGAGGAGGTCACGCCGGAGACGTCGCTGGACGACCTGCGGGCGCTGGCCGCCGCTCGTGAGGTCACCCTCGACCCGGCGTGGGGCGCGGAGAAGGTCGTGCTCGAGCTCTTCGCCGAGCTCGTCGAGCCGACCCTGCTGCAGCCGACCTTCGTCTGCGACTACCCGCCCAGCGCGCAGCCGCTGGCCCGGCCGCACCGCAGCGACCCCGCGCTCATCGAGGCGTGGGACCTCTTCATCGGCGGCGTCGAGCGCGGCACCGGCTTCTCCGAGCTGATCGACCCGGTCGTGCAGCGCGAGCGTCTCACCGCGCAGTCGCTCGAGGCGGCCGCGGGCGACCCCGAGGCGATGCAGCTCGACGACGACTTCCTCGACGCGCTCGAGTTCGGCGCGCCGCCGATGGGCGGCGTCGGCCTCGGCCTGGACCGGCTGATCATGCTCTTCAGCGGCGCGGGCATCCGCGAGACGATCCTCTTCCCGCTGCTGCGCCCGGGCTCGTGAGCGGGGCGGTGCCCGAGGGCGGCCCCGGCAGCGAGGTCCCGACGGGCGACGACCCCGTCGAGCTGGCCCACTGGCTCCTCGACCGGGCCCGGTTCGGCGAGGCCGAGCGCCTCGCCGCGTACGCCGACCACGGCATGCCGGTCGACCTGACCGACGCGCGCGGCAACACGCTGCTCCTGCTCGGGGCGTACCACGGCCACGCCGAGGTGGTCCAGGTGCTGGCGGCCCGCGGGGCGGACGTCGACGTGGTGAACGACCGCGGCCAGACCCCGCTCGCCGGCGCCGTGTTCAAGGGCTACGCCGACGTCGTCCGCACGCTCGTCGAGCTCGGCGCCAACCCGGACCTGGGTTCGCCGACCGCTCGCGCGACGGCGGCCTTCTTCGAGCGGCCCGACCTCGCGGCCCTGCTTCCCGACCCGCGCCAGGGCTGATCCCTGCCGACCCGCCGCGCCTCGCTCAGCGCCGCGCCGCGCCACGAACTGCCCCTCGATCCGCCGAGAGGTAGGTTGCCGCGCGAATCCGGCCTCGAAAGTCGCGGCAACCTACCGCTCGGCGGACGTCCGGGGCTCGGTAGGAGTCGGCGCGGGTCAGCGGCTGCGGCGCGGGGACGGTTCGTCGGGGTCGCGGAGGTCGGAGAAGTCGCCGAAGTCGTCGTCGGAGCGGCGACGCTTGCGCCGCGACGTCCGCTCGGTGGCGTCGGAGACCACGTCGGCGACCGGGTCCTTGGTCGCCGGGGGAGTCGCCGGCGGGGTCGTCGGTGCTGCCTCGGCCCCCCGGTCGGACGCCGCGCGGGAGCCGCGTACGGCGGGCAGGACCTGGGTCTCGACGTCGCCGTCCTCGTCCCGGGAGGCGGGCGCCGACGCGTCGGGCGTGACCTCCGGCGCCGTACGCCGCTTCGACCGCGCCCGGCGCTCGGACGGGACCAGCGCGGCCCCCTCGGCGTCGTCCCCGGCTCCCTCGGCCGCGGGCCGGACCCGTCCGGCGCGGACGACGGCCACCCCGACGGCGGTGGTCAGCGGGACGGCCAGCACGAGGCCGATCGAGCCCACGAGCGTCCGGACGATCTCGTCGCTGAACTGCTCGGTCTGCAGGACCTGCAGCAGCGGGCGGTCGTAGACGGCGATGAGCAGCAGGACCGAGAGCGAGGCGCCGGCCGTGGCGAAGGCGATGGTGTAGACGGTCGAGGCGATGTGGTCGCGGCCGATGCGCATGGCCCGGGCGAAGAGGTCGCGGTTGCGCAGGCGCAGCGCCTTGCCGTTCTCGTCGAGGTAGTGGCCGTCGGCCAGCTCCCACACCGCGGAGGCCTGGGTGATCGTGACGTCGTTCAGCACGCCGAGACCGGCCACGATGATCCCGCAGATCACCACCGACGTCAGCCGCAGGTCGGGCGTGGAGGCCGCGAGGAGGTAGTCGTCCTCGCTCGCCACCCCGGTGAGGTGCGCCCAGCGCGTGGCGCCGTAGCCGAGGGCGGCGCTGAGGATCAGCCCGAACAGGGTCCCCACCAGGGCGGTCGTCGTCCGGGTGTTGAAGCCGTGCGCCGCGTAGAGGACCACGAACATGATCGCCGACGACCCGATCAGGCCGACGACGACGGGGTTCTGCCCGGCGACCAGCGCCGGGAACATGAACTTCACCAGGATCAGCCCGGCGAACCCCAGCCCGATCAGCGAGGCCAGACCGCGCCAGCGGGCGACCGCGACGACGACGAGGGCGAAGACGGCGGTCAGGATGAGCAGCGGCGCGCGGCGGTCGAAGTCGGAGAACTGGTACGACGCCGGCTGGCCGTCGCCCGGCGGCACGCGGATCAGGGTCACGCCGTCGCCGACCTCCGCGCCCGAGGCGTAGACGGCCTGCGTGAGCGGGACGCTCGCGACGTCGCCCTTGCCGTCGCCGTCGTTGACGGTGGCGGTCATGTTGGCGCACGCGTTCACGCCGGCCTGGCCCGGGGTCGAGCCCGGCAGGCCGTCGCAGGAGATCGGCTCGACGGCGGTGATCGTCGCGTGGGGGTAGGTCACGCCGGGGACGCTGTAGCCGCCCGCGTCGGCGTTGACGTGCTCGGACACGTCGCCGGGCCAGAGGGCGACCAGGCCGACCAGCGTCCAGATCCCCAGCGGGATCAGCACCACGATGAGGATGCGCAGCGCACGGCGGTGGCGGTAGAGCTCGGCGCCGGTGACCTGGTGGCCGCCGCCCTCGTGAAGGGCGCCTGCGGCGTTGCTGTGCGAGTGCGCCACGTGGTCCGCCTAGTCTCTTGGCCGTGAGCCGGTCGTCGGAGGGGCGGCGGACCCACGTCCCCCACGAAGATCCACGTCCCGCGCGGGTGCGCCGCGTCGGCGGACAATCTAACCCAGCGCGGCGACCGCGCCGCCGTCCCGCGCGGCCGTCGGGACGTCCGCCGGGGTCGGGGGCGATGCTCCTCTGCGTCGTCGTGGGGCTGCTCCTCCTCGTCGTCGGCGCGTCGACGCTGACGCGGCCGGCGGCGCCCGTCGCGGCCCAGGTCCGCCCCGACGCTCCCACCACGAGCGCGCCCGGCCCCGCCCCGCCGGGCGCCGCACCCTCCGCGGGGGCGGGCCCGACCGCGACGGCCGACCCGTCGCGGAAGGTCGTCGAGGGGCGCCTCGACGGGGTGTTCGTGGCCGACCGCGGACCGGGCTCGTACGCGGGCGCCGACGTCTCGGTCCCCACGAGCGCGGACTCCGGCCGGCTCTACCGCGTCGACGTGCGCGTCGAGGACGGCCTCGGGCTCGACCCCGACGTGGTCGCCCGGGCGATCGGGCGGACCCTGGACGACCCCCGCAGCTGGCGCTCGACCGGGCGCGCCCGCTTCTCCGTCGTCCCGCTGGGGCAGCGGGCCGACCTGCACGCGTACGTGGTCACGCCGGGCACGACCGACCGGCTCTGCGCCCCGCTCCTGACCCGGGGCGAGGTGTCCTGCCGCGCCGGCGACAAGGTCGTCCTGAACGCCAAGCGCTGGGTCCTCGGCGCCGACGCCTACGGCTCGGACGTCGACGAGGTGGCCGCCTACCGCGAGTACCTGGTCAACCACGAGTTCGGCCACGCGCTCGGGCGCTCGCACGTGGGCTGCCCGGCCCGGGGCCGCCCGGCGCCGGTGATGCTGCAGCAGACGAAGGGCCTGCAGGGCTGCACCGCGAACCCCTGGCCGTCGGTCACCCGGGGATGAGCCCGATGACCCCCGGCCCGTCGGGCCCGCTCGCGCCCGACGCCGTACGGCTGGAGCGCCTGCCGGTCGCGCTCGTGCGCGCCCTGGTCGACGGCGGGCTCCAGCGTCCGGAGGGCTGGGACCCCGGCTTCCCCACCGCCGACACCTTCAGCGCCGCGCGGATGCTGCTCGGCGCGTACGACGCGCTCGGCCTCGACCCGACGAGCAGCCCCTGGTGGGTCTTCGCCATGGTGGTCGGGGACCGCGTCGTCGGGGACGCCGGCTTCCACTCCCCACCGGCCGACGACGGTCCGGCCGAGGTCGAGATCGGCTACCAGGTCGTGCCCGGTGCGCGGCGCCGCGGTGTCGCGACGCGGGCCTGCGGCCTGCTCCTCGAGCACGCCTGGCGCCACGGGGCCGACGTCGTGCGGGCCGAGGTGGAGCCGGGCCCGTACGCCGACGCCTCCCGCGCCGTGCTCACGGCGAACGGCTTCCGGGAGGTCCGGGCCGGGGCGACCGGGGGCGACCCGGGGTCGGAGGTGTCGAGGTTCGTCGTCGAGCGTCCTGTCGGTCCCCGGACGTAGCATCGGCGGGCGATGAGCACACCCGCGGCCGGCCTGACGCGGCGGCTGGTCCTGGACCGGCCGCCGATGCTGGGTGCCGTCTTCGGGCTGCACCGGCGCGGCACCGGCGACCCGACGCACCGCGTCCTCGGTGGCATCCACCTGCGCACCACCCGGACGCCGTGCGGCACCGCCCTGCTCAAGGTGGTCGCCCAGGGCGGTGAGGTGTCGGCGCGGGCCTGGGGCGACGGAGCCGAGTGGGTGCTCGACCACCTGCCGCGCCTGGTCGGCGAGCACGACGACCTGGACGGGTTCGTGCCGCACCACGCGATCGTCGCCGAGGCGCACCACCGCTACGGCCACTTCCGGGTCGGGCGCAGCGATGCGGTGTTCGAGGCGCTCGCGCCGGCCTGCCTCGAGCAGGTCGTGACCGGCAAGGAGGCCTTCCGGGCCTTCCGGCTGCTGGTGCGCGAGTTCGGCGAACCGGCCCCGGGCCCGACGCGCGAGGTGGGATCGGCGGCGTACGGGATGTACGTCGCGCCGACGCCGGAGCAGTGGGCGCGGGTGCCGAGCTGGCGCTTCCTCGCCGCGGGCGTGGAGGAGCGCCGCAGCCGCACGCTGGTGCGGACGGCCCAGCGTGCCGTGGCGCTGGAGCGGACGCTCCTCGGCACCCACGAGGCCGCCGACCTGGCGCTGCGGAGCCTGCCCGGCGTGGGGCCGTGGACCTCGGCCGAGGTCCGGCAGCGCGCGCACGGCGACGCCGACGCGTGGAGCATCGGCGACTACCACGTCGGCAAGAACATCACCTGGGCCCTGACCGGCGAGGTCCTCGACGACGCCGCGGCCACCGAGCTGCTCGAGCCCTACCGCGGCCACCGCTACCGCGTCCAGGTCCTGCTGATGATGGTCGCCGGCGGCCGCCCGCGCCGCGCGCCGCGCATGACCCTGCCGACCCACACCCCGTACGCGACCCGCGGCCGGTCCTGACGTGAGAAGGCCCGGGACGACGCGCGTCGCCCCGGGCCGGAGACCTCACGAGCCCCGGAGGGGGCTCAGGTCGTGAGGATCAGGCGTTGTTGTTGCTGGTGTTGACGGCACCGTTCACGCCGGCCGGGAAGAACCCGCCCTTCGTCGCCTCGCTCGGGGTGAGGTAGACGATGTTCAGCACGTTCGCCGGGGTGCGGCTGAACGCGATGCTGTTCGAGTCGGTCGGCACGATGTTCGCGTGCTTGCCGCTGCTGCGCAGGTTCTGGTCGTCGTCCGACGAGCCGTCCACCGCGTCTCGGAGCGCCGAGATCTTCTTGACCTCGGCGAAGAGACCCTTCTGGTAGAGCGCCGAGCGGACGATGCCCGCGTGGTACGCCTCCACCGCGAGGATGCCGGCGGCCGCCTCGAGGTAGGTCTTGTTGGTGATGAGCGGGGCCGCGCCCTTGTAGGCCGTGACGCCGACGTCCTCGAAGATGAACGCGCCCAGGAGGAAGTTGTTCTCGTTCGCGAACGGGTCGAACGTCTGGTTGCTCTTGATCAGCCCGGCCGCACGGGCGGCCGCGGTGAAGCTGGTCTTGAGGTCGATCGCGGGCTGCGACACCTGCTGCCCGTCGAGCGCGTTCCGCAGGAACTTGACGTGGTTGCGCTCGTCCATGGCGATCTCGCGGGCGTACTCGCGGATGGCCTTGGACTTGAAGTGCACCTTCTTGCCGCCGGTGACCTTGCCCTGCGTGCCGGTACCGGTCACGTCGGTCGAGTCGAGCCCCTCGCCCCAGTAGGCGTAGGAGTAGAACTGCGCCTCGAGGTACTCGAGGTTCAGCGCGAAGTTGAGGATCGCGCTGTCGCTCGGTCCCCCGTCGCTGCTGGGTGCCGCAGAGGCGGACTCGGTACCGGCACCGGCCAGGGCCACGGCCCCGACGGTCCCGAGGCCGGCCACACCGGCGGCGCGGAGGAACGAGCGGCGGTCGTGCTCGTTCTCGGCGCTGCGGCTGATCATGTCAGCCACGACTTTCTTTCCGAACATCTTGCTCCTTCGCAGAGGCTCCGAGTGGTGCCACAGCGGTGCCCTCCCGTCCGCGGAGCGCGGTCCCGGGTGGCCACGGAGACGTCTCCGGCGGATCACCCGCCGAACCCGTACCGCTGTGGTCGCGAGCGGGCCCAGGGCTCTCCGGCCCCGCGCGGGGCCGGTGGGCGAGCAGTCCGTTCGAGGCTGCTTCGTCGCTGCCTCGACGGGGGTTTGGTGGTTCTTCAGGAACTTTTCGCCACGATCTGCGTACGTCGTGTCAAGAACCGTCAGGAGCGGGCGGGCTGCTCGAGCGCCTCGGAGGACCGGGCGCCGGGCAGCACCATCGTGAACTCCGCCCCGCCCTGCGCCGAGCGCCCCGCGCGGACGACGCCGCCGTGCTGGTGCACGACCTGGGCGACGATCGACAGCCCGAGACCGGTGCCGGGGGTGGTCCGCGCGGTGTCGGCGCGGAAGAAGCGGTCGAAGACGTGCGGCAGGTCCGCCTCGGCGATGCCGGGCCCCTCGTCGGCGACGCGCAGCCGGTTGCCCTCGAGCTGCACGCGGACCGTCCCGCCGGGCGGGCTCCACTTGACGGCGTTGTCGAGGAGGTTGGTCACCGCGCGCTCCAGGTCGGCCGAGACCCCCACCACGAAGAAGGGGTCGAGCTCGACGTCGAAGTCCAGGCTCGGCCCGCGACGGCGCGCCCGCTCGAGGGCCGCGGTGACGACGTGGCGGAAGTCGAGGGGCTCGGGGGTCGCCTCGCCCTCGTCGCGCGCGAGCTGGACGAGGTCACCCACCAGCTTGGTGAACTCACCGAGCTGGCCCTGGACGTCGCCGAGGATGGCGAGCCGGTCGCCCTCCTTGAGCATGCTGGTGCGCGCGTCGATGATCAGCAGGTCGACGTTGGTCCGCAGGCTCGTGAGCGGCGTGCGCAGCTCGTGCCCGGCGTCGGCGATGAGGCGTCGCTGCCGTTCGCGCGAGGCGGCCAGCGAGTCGACCATGTCGTTGAAGGACCGGGCGAGCACGGCGACGTCGGCCGCCCCGGACACGTCGACGGGCCGGAGGTCCTTGGTCTCGGCGATCCGCTCGACCTCGCCGGAGAGCTGTCGCACCGGACGCAGGCCCGAGCGGGCGACGGCCAGGCCGGTGCCGGCCGCGAGCGCCACGCCCACCAGGCCGGTCGTGGCCACCACGACCAGCAGCGAGGTGAGCACCGCGGCCGTCCCGCCCAGCGGGCGACCCACGACCAGGGCGACCCCGCCCAGCTCCGGCACGGGGATGGCGACGATCCGGTACACGGCCCCGTCGGAGGTCTCGCCCGAGCGCGCCGAGTGGCCGAAGTGCAGCCGCGCGACGGCGAGCTCCTCCGGCCCGAGCACCAGGTGCTCGCGCTCGTCGGGGACGTAGTAGACGCGGCCGTCGGCCCGCACCGCGGCGACGCTGATGTTGCCGGCGCGCAGCGTGCGCTCGGTCAGGCCGCCGAGGTTGCTGAGGTCCTGCGCGGTCGGGGCCGTGAGGCTGGAGGCGACCTCGACCAGCTCCTCGTCGAGGGAGGAGTAGAGGGAGGCCCGCACGCTCACCCAGCCGGCGAGGCTGCTCACGGCCACCGCCAGGGCGACGGCCGTCGTGGTCAGGTAGCTGACGCGCCGCTGCAGGGGGAGCGTCGAGAGCCACTCACGGAACCGCTGGTACAGGCCCGGCCGCCGCTGCCGGACGGGGTCCCCGTGGGCCCGGGCCGGTGCCCGGCGGGCACGCCGCTGCACCGCGGCCTAACCTGCCGCGCTCGTACGCACCGCAGCCGTACGCACCTGCGACGACCTCCTCGCGTCCCGGGGGCCAGCCCCGGGTGGACCGCCGCTCGCCGTCGACCGACCTCGCGGGTCGACCTACGGAGGGGTCTCCCGCAGCACGTAGCCCACCCCACGCACAGTGTGGATGAGCCTCGGCTCGCCGTCGACCTCGGTCTTGCGCCGCAGGTAGCCGATGTAGACCTCGAGCGAGTTGGCCGTGGTCGGGAAGTCGAAGCCCCACACCTCGTTGAGCAGCCAGCTGCGCTCGAGCACGCGGCGCGGGTGCTGCATGAAGGCCTCGAGCAGGGCGAACTCGGTGCGCGTCAGGCTGATCTGGCGGGCGCCCCGCAGCACCTCGCGCGTCTGGGTGTTGAGCACCAGGTCGCCGAAGGCGAGGCTCTGCGTGGACGGGTCGTTCGAGTCGGCCGTGGTGCCCGAGCGCCGCACCAGCGCCCGGAGCCGCGCGAGCAGCTCGTCGAGCGCGAAGGGCTTGGCCATGTAGTCGTCGCCGCCCGCGTCCAGGCCGTCGACCCGGTCGCCGACCGCGTCGCGCGCGGTGAGGACGAGGATCGGGACGTCGTTGCCGGCCGAGCGCAGCATCCGCGTGGTCTCGAGCCCGTCGAGGCGCGGCATCATCACGTCCATGATGACGGCGTCCGGGCGGTGCGCGGCCAGCTTGGCCAGCGCCTCGACGCCGTCCTCGGCCGTGCTGACCTCGTAGTCGTTGTACTCCAGGGAGCGCGCGAGCGAGTCCCGGACGGCCTGGTCGTCGTCCACGACGAGGATGTGCATGCGGTGGAGTCTGTCAGACGGTCCCGGCGTCGTGGTGCACCGCTCGTGGAGTGCGCGGGCGTGTCAAGTTCATGATCAACGCGTGCATGGCCGTCGGGTCGAGCCGACCGGTGAAGAGCGCGCGCTGGTGCATGTGGTCGTGGGCCGCCATCAGCAGGTCGAGCGCGAGCTCGACGGGCATCGTGAACTCGAGCTCGGCGAACTCGAGCGCGTCGGCCACGAGCGCGTGCACCTGCGCCCGGCACGCG from Microlunatus sagamiharensis includes the following:
- a CDS encoding sensor histidine kinase, which produces MYQRFREWLSTLPLQRRVSYLTTTAVALAVAVSSLAGWVSVRASLYSSLDEELVEVASSLTAPTAQDLSNLGGLTERTLRAGNISVAAVRADGRVYYVPDEREHLVLGPEELAVARLHFGHSARSGETSDGAVYRIVAIPVPELGGVALVVGRPLGGTAAVLTSLLVVVATTGLVGVALAAGTGLAVARSGLRPVRQLSGEVERIAETKDLRPVDVSGAADVAVLARSFNDMVDSLAASRERQRRLIADAGHELRTPLTSLRTNVDLLIIDARTSMLKEGDRLAILGDVQGQLGEFTKLVGDLVQLARDEGEATPEPLDFRHVVTAALERARRRGPSLDFDVELDPFFVVGVSADLERAVTNLLDNAVKWSPPGGTVRVQLEGNRLRVADEGPGIAEADLPHVFDRFFRADTARTTPGTGLGLSIVAQVVHQHGGVVRAGRSAQGGAEFTMVLPGARSSEALEQPARS
- a CDS encoding response regulator transcription factor; amino-acid sequence: MHILVVDDDQAVRDSLARSLEYNDYEVSTAEDGVEALAKLAAHRPDAVIMDVMMPRLDGLETTRMLRSAGNDVPILVLTARDAVGDRVDGLDAGGDDYMAKPFALDELLARLRALVRRSGTTADSNDPSTQSLAFGDLVLNTQTREVLRGARQISLTRTEFALLEAFMQHPRRVLERSWLLNEVWGFDFPTTANSLEVYIGYLRRKTEVDGEPRLIHTVRGVGYVLRETPP